The genome window CCGTTACCGTCAGCACCGAAAGAATAAGAAAGGGGCCGCAAAAGATGAGTAAAAAATTATTAACGGGAATCGTTTTGGGAAGTGTTGCCACTGTTGCGAGCTGGGCGCTGTTGCCTAAGGCTAAGCGTCAGGAATTGCAGACGCAGGCCAATAGTAAATTAAATGATATTGCCGACTACGTTACTGACTACGCCTTAACGGCATTGGATATTGTTGACGAGCGCTTAGCCGAAATGGACAACGCGGGAGTTACGGACCGGATCAAGGCGGCTGGTCAAAAGGTTAAGGATAAGAAGGACCAAGTGGTTGACCACCTAGCCAATGATGATTTTGACGAACAGACGGCGGCAATCCGGGAAAAACTAGCTAATGCTAATTCCACGGCTGACCAGGATGATGACATTGTCATTGATGCAACCGCGGATGATAATAATGAAGAATAACGCACAATTAAGATAAAATGGCCGTTGCCCTCCTGGCTTGAGTGGCAACGGCTTTTCGATTACCGTTGACCGAAAGATGTTCGCAATCGTTTGCCAAGTAGATTTTAATTTGCTATATTAGTGTAGCTATGAAAAATAATGAAAGCATGATATATCAATAAAGAAAGGGCTATCTTATGGAAAAACAAGCTGTGACAATTTATACCGTTGCGCGTGAAGCGCGGGTTTCGATGGCGACCGTTTCCCGGGTGGTTAATGGCAACCCCAACGTTAAGCCGGCCACTCGGCAAAAGGTCCTTGACGTAATTGAACGTTTAAACTACCGGCCAAACGCCGTAGCACGGGGCCTAGCTTCTAAGCGGACGACCACGGTTGGGGTAGTAATTCCTAGCATCACGAACCCGTACTTTGCGGAACTCGCCTTGGGAATTGATGATATTGCCTCAATGTACAAGTACAACATCATCCTGGCTAATTCGGATTATGATAATGACAAAATTTTGAAGGTGGTTCGCAACCTCCATGCTAAGCAGGTTGACGGAATTGTTTTCATGGGCTTTGACTTATCCCCAGAATTACGGGCTGAATTTAAGTCGAGCAGTACACCGGTAGTGGTTGCTGGCTCCGTGGTCAACGATAAGGAACTTCCGGCAGTTCGGATTGACTACCGCAAGGCTGCCAAAGAAGCGGTAACCCGGTTGTTGGATCACAACCATGACCACGTTGCCCTAGTGACGAGCTCGCTCGGCTACTCAATCAATGCCGATGACCGGCTCAGCGGCTACAAGGATGCTTTGGCGGATGCCGGGGTCGATTTTGATGACCAGCTGGTAATTGAAACCGATGGTAGCTACAAGCAGATTTATGACCAGGCGAAGGCAATTGCTGATTCCGGCGTCAAGGCTGCTTACGTGACGAATGACCACTTGGCGGTGGGACTGTTAAACGGACTCACGGATAGCGGCATCAAGGTGCCAGACGATTTTGAGATTATTTCATCCAATGACACGACCTACACTCGGCTGTGCCGGCCAATGCTGACTTCAATTAGCCAGCCGCTGTACGATATTGGTGCTGTTTCCATGCGCTTGTTAACGAAGCTGATGGAAGACAAGGATGACAGCGAAAGCGACGTCATCTTGGAACACAGCATTATTCCACGGCAGTCGACCCGTTTGCAATAGGTGGCTGAGACCAGTGCAAACAAGGAGTGGAATTCACCAAGCGCGGCGCAATCATGACTCGGCTGGCAAACAGGGTACCCACCTTGCGTTTAACATCTGTGGGCTAGTTATTCTGGTCCTGTTAATGGTTAGCTTAATAGCTAGCCGGACGGTTTTTAACAAGCGGTTTGTAATGCACGAAGTCACCTCATCAACGGTAGAAACAGACCTGCTGGACCAAGTGCAGGCCGGGCTAAGCCAGTACGGTATTCCGCGTACGGTCCTGACGAAGGATGATACCGATCGAATTGTTAGAACGGTGGTGAATCAAGCCTTCACGGGTCAGGAGCTAAGCCTGGACCTGAGTCAGGTTACCAACCGCTTAGCTGGCCAGGCCAACAGTCAGCTAGCCCAGTTTGGCATTTCAACAAGTTTACTGCCGTCCGGGACGACCGCTGCGGTCAACGACAATATCAATTCTGCCGTTAATTCGCGAATTAATACTCCGCAGGTAAAACAGGCAATCAACAGCCTTCAGCTGGCGCGGATGGTTAATACTACGGTTCTCGGCATCAGCAGTGTTCTCATGGTCATAATGCTGGTAGGGGCTGCTATCCGCCGTCACTTAGTCCAGAGCTTTTCTTGGATCTGTACGCTTGCCCTGCTGGTTAGTGGGGGTCTGGTAATGACAGTCAAGGGCGTCATTCCCCACCTAGCCGCTGCTAATCCTGAATACAGCTCGCTGGCGGCCCAGGTAGCGACTGACTTCCAGGCCGCTGCATTAACCTGGCTGGGCCTGCTGGCGATAGTTGCCATCGTCCTGTGGGTAATCAGGCTGTTGAGCCCGCGATTATCGTCTCGACGGTAACCTTGAATTCATAGTCGTTTTTTGCTAAAATTTATCTGTTTATCACATTAATAAAGAAAAGAGGAGTCAGTAATGTCAGGACATTCAAAATGGCATAACATTCAGGGGCGGAAGAACGCCCAGGATGCTAAGCGGGGCAAGATTTTCCAAAAGATTTCCCGTGATTTGTACCAAGCAGCTAAAGCAGGTGATCCTGATCCAGCTAACAACGCCCAATTACGGCTGGTCATTGACAAGGCCCACGCGGCTAACATGCCAAAGAAGAACATTGACCGGGCGATTGCTAAGGCTTCTGGTATTGGTGGCGCAAAGTTCGAAGAAGTTACCTACGAAGGGTATGCTCCAGGTGGGGTTGCCGTGATGGTTTCCGCCTTAACTGATAACAAGAACCGGACTGCTTCAGCTGTTCGTTCAGCATTTAGTCACTCTGGTGGTTCGCTGGGTGCTAGTGGTTCCGTTGCCTACATGTTCAACCGCCAAGGTTTGATTGAAATTTTGCGGGATGATCTTGACACCAGTGAAGACGACATGTTGATGGACGCCCTGGATGCTGGTGCGGATGACATGAAGGCTACTGAAGAAAAGTTCCAAATCTTCACTGACCCAAGTAGCATGACTGCTGTTCGTGATGCTTTGCAGGAAAAGGGTTACGACCTGGACACTGCCGAAGTAACGATGATTCCAGAAAACCGCACGGCCGTTCCTGAAGACAAGGTTAAGCAATACCGGCATTTAATTGATGAATTAACTGCTAACGATGATGTTGCCGACATCTACGAAACTGGAATTTTACCAGATGACGATGAAGAATAAGTAGTCATTACGATGAACTAAAAAATCCAATTCTCATGATGGTGAGAATTGGATTTTTTAGTTTAAATTGCTCCCGTTACCGTTTCTTATAGGTGAGGGGGCTTTTTGGATGATTGGATTTGAAAAAGAAATTGCAGTGGCGATTGGTCGGCGAGCGGCCGACTTGTATATCTTGCCATATAAAAAGTATTACCGGCTGCTGATTAACTGCCAGGGACAATTACGGGTAGTTAAGGAAGTCACGCCTGACTATGGTCAGCGACTGATCTCTTATTTAAAGTACCAGGCGGACATGGCGGTTAGTGAACACCGGCGGCCGCAGTTAGGAGCGATGGAATGGCACCACGGGCCGGAAATTATTAACTTGCGGCTCTCGAGCGTCGGCGACTACCAGGGGCGCGAGTCCTTAGTAGTGCGTTTTATCTACCATTTCAGCGCTAGCAATTACCACTTGCTCTTCCCAGATCAGTGGCAGGAGTTAAAGGCCCTGCTAAAGCAACGGGGACTGGTCTTGTTTGCGGGACCCATGGGGTCTGGCAAGACCACCACAATGTATCAATTGGCCCGGCAGGTGGCTGATCAGCAGGTAGTCATGGCAATTGAGGATCCGGTGGAAATTGATGAGCCGTCCTTTGTCCAACTCCAGGTCAATGAACTGGCCGGGATGAATTACCAACAATTGCTCCGGCTAGGTCTTCGCCACCGACCGGACGTTTTTATTATCGGTGAAATTCGCGACCCAGAGACAGCCCAGATGACCGTCCAGGCTGCTTTGAGCGGTCACCTCGTGCTGGGGACTGTTCACGCGCAGAATGTCTTTGGGGTAGTAGCGCGGCTGGAGCAGCTGGGGGTTGCACCTTTTTATCTGGAGCAGGTTTTAACGGGAGTTTTTTATCAGCGGCTCTTACCATGTCAGGACGGGAAGCAGGCGGTCCTGTTCGATTCCTTACGGGGAGCGGACTTGCAGGCTGCATTAGTAAATCATAAGAAACGGGGGATGACAGATGACTGGCGGACACGCCTTCAACGGGCTTATGACCAAAAAAAGATTAGTTCTGCGGTTCAAGCGGCGTTCGCGCAGGGTTAGTTTTAACCAGGTGGCACAGGCAAAATGGTTTTTACTAATGGGGGACCTGCTAAAGGTCGGCTTTTCCTTGCAGCGGGCCCTGGCGTTTACGGCCGTGGTGATGAAGCGGCAGCGGTTGGCGTTAGTAATGGTTAACCAGCGCTTGATGGAGGGGAAGTCGTTTGCGGATAGCATGCAACCCTTCGTGGGGGCGGACCTTTATTATCAGTTGCTGCTAGCGGAGAAACACGGTGAACTTAGCCACATTTTAACTGAAATCGGGACGCTTTTACTAACAAAGCAGCGTCAGCGGCAGAAACTTCACAGACTGTTGCAGTACCCGCTCCTGTTGCTCTTTTTACTCGG of Limosilactobacillus oris contains these proteins:
- the ccpA gene encoding catabolite control protein A; amino-acid sequence: MEKQAVTIYTVAREARVSMATVSRVVNGNPNVKPATRQKVLDVIERLNYRPNAVARGLASKRTTTVGVVIPSITNPYFAELALGIDDIASMYKYNIILANSDYDNDKILKVVRNLHAKQVDGIVFMGFDLSPELRAEFKSSSTPVVVAGSVVNDKELPAVRIDYRKAAKEAVTRLLDHNHDHVALVTSSLGYSINADDRLSGYKDALADAGVDFDDQLVIETDGSYKQIYDQAKAIADSGVKAAYVTNDHLAVGLLNGLTDSGIKVPDDFEIISSNDTTYTRLCRPMLTSISQPLYDIGAVSMRLLTKLMEDKDDSESDVILEHSIIPRQSTRLQ
- a CDS encoding YebC/PmpR family DNA-binding transcriptional regulator; the encoded protein is MSGHSKWHNIQGRKNAQDAKRGKIFQKISRDLYQAAKAGDPDPANNAQLRLVIDKAHAANMPKKNIDRAIAKASGIGGAKFEEVTYEGYAPGGVAVMVSALTDNKNRTASAVRSAFSHSGGSLGASGSVAYMFNRQGLIEILRDDLDTSEDDMLMDALDAGADDMKATEEKFQIFTDPSSMTAVRDALQEKGYDLDTAEVTMIPENRTAVPEDKVKQYRHLIDELTANDDVADIYETGILPDDDEE
- the comGA gene encoding competence type IV pilus ATPase ComGA, which gives rise to MIGFEKEIAVAIGRRAADLYILPYKKYYRLLINCQGQLRVVKEVTPDYGQRLISYLKYQADMAVSEHRRPQLGAMEWHHGPEIINLRLSSVGDYQGRESLVVRFIYHFSASNYHLLFPDQWQELKALLKQRGLVLFAGPMGSGKTTTMYQLARQVADQQVVMAIEDPVEIDEPSFVQLQVNELAGMNYQQLLRLGLRHRPDVFIIGEIRDPETAQMTVQAALSGHLVLGTVHAQNVFGVVARLEQLGVAPFYLEQVLTGVFYQRLLPCQDGKQAVLFDSLRGADLQAALVNHKKRGMTDDWRTRLQRAYDQKKISSAVQAAFAQG